From the genome of Podospora bellae-mahoneyi strain CBS 112042 chromosome 2, whole genome shotgun sequence:
TTGAGGCCAAAAATCAAGACAAAATGAATTGTCCATGCACctggcagagagagagatataTTAGCACGGGTCTTCCTCTATTTTGAGTCCTTCCTTGATCGTCTTCCCCTCTCAGAGCTTGTTACACTCTCCGCTGTTCCCCCCAGCCTTCCTGAAAGAGTTGATTTCGGCAAACCAGATATCACAAAAGCACAAAGGCAAAAGGCTGTACCTTTAGCATTGACCCAGTTGGCGTTCAGGTTCGGCAGGGCAGACTGGTCGCTCAGCTGCTCAATGGGCTCTGGTGGCTCATGGTAGACCTGGAGGATACTACTAGACCTCCTTCTTCGGCCGGCCTTGTCTGCCATGTTTCCGTGCGTGGATCCACGACGCGGAGGATTGGCGCCCGCGTCGTAAGAGACGGTGCGTGGTATGAGGATTGGGGAAGACAGCTTGGCGGTGTTGGCGGTCGGCGAAGGGTGCGACACACAGGATCGAGAAGCCGGACCGGGAGCTCGGAGGAAACGGGCACGAAGCACGATCGGTCGGCCGGGAGTTAGGTTGGGGAGAAATGCGGTCGGTCGAGCGAGGTCACACGCGGAGGATTGACACAGCCAATGCCAGTGCCAGATGTATCGCCAGTGGGATGATGTCACAACCAATCGCCGAGCTGGACAACAGACAGCACAGGAAGAAGTTGCGTGGTTTGTCCAGAAGCCGAGTGCCTGAGTGAGGCTGCGGCGGAGAGCTTGTGGGGGCGTTTGAAGAATCGATGTTCCGTGAAAGCCGAAGAGAGGTGCGTGAGGCAAAGAAGGGGTCTGAAGAGGAGACAAATAGTGGACGCGGCTCCCCCTGACAGGACAGACGGGCACTGATCTGGCTACCCTTTTTCGCGACGTATTCTGCTTTTTATTACAACGTGTATTCTGTAGTAGGTAGTGTACTGCTCTTCGAGACTCGGAGTGAGAGCACACAGGATTCAGGTACCAGAGGGAGAGGCTGAGCGGGTGTTGATATGGAGATGCAGCGAGCGGAAGTTGGCTGAGTTCGGCGTCCGATGGCCGGGATAGCCACGACAGCCAGGGACAATGGGGAAAATGCGCAAATGCTggtgagaggtggtggttcaaGGTGGCAATCTGGCCAGAATCAGACCCCCCCAGGCGATGGCCTGTCAGGTACCTCCACTGCGCAGATTGGCCCGAGAttgcggaggagaagacgtGCAGCACTAACATTTAAATGCCGGCCATTGCAAATTACTGCCTGTGGCCGCTGCGACATGTGCTGATGGGCCGACCTCGTATCTATTAGGGACTTCCATGCCCTGTACCCTGGGGCGTAGTGAAATTTGATAGTGATGCAGCCGACTGTCAGGCGGCCCAACATCTGTTGCCGTTAGGCTGCTATCAGAGATGTGTGGCTTTCTCTCCCGCCTGTTTGCTGCTTGCTCCATTTCTAAAGTTGACCCacaaaacatcaacatcatctcttTCATCATCAGGCCTCGTCAACGATATCTACGTTTTTACTCTTTACTCTTTGGGCTTTGGTCCCGGTCATGGTGAAGACTGACTGTCTCCATCTAATACTGTGAAGCTATACCATCTTGGGTCTTCCCCCCAAAGCTACAGACAGCTTACTATCTAGGTTCGAGAACATCACCAGCTGGCTTGGCAGTGACAGGGATTTGGCCTGCCGCTTTTTTCTCGATTAATTTTTTGACATCGCATCGCGGAACGCAGACCGCAGACGCGTCATCCCCTGCCTGCCGAGGCGACATTACCATCATCATTCCCTTTCGTCCTCTCATTCACCGCGGCTATTTTAAGAACCTTCAACATGGATACAGCGCAAGATACTGTGGTGGACGACCACCCAGTTGCCAGGAAAAGATCTCTTTCAGAGGTGGAACCTTCCAGTCCagcaggcgaggaggagttggactCAACCAGGAAACGCACAAGGACTGTCGAGCCTGATGAgaaggatgagggggagatCACAGATTCCAAGTCTGGCTCGTCGCCGGCACCGGAGAGCTTCATGCCAGTCCAGCCCTTCGCCAAAGCTCATAATGGCTGGAATGCTGGTGTCAATGGCGGGTTGAGGATATCCTTTCCCTCGCTCAGGAAGCCACCCCAAACAAACGCTGAGGGTGGTCAAGTCCCAGAGGCCCCAGAAGCGGAGTCCGGGCAGCCGTCCGAAGAAAAACCCCAGGTCCAAGGTCAGCCAGATACTGCCGTCGAGCTTGAGGCAAGGCCGTCTATTGAGGGTCTGATTACACCAGATGGATATCCGAGTCAGCCTAAAAACTCTCGACGACGATCCTGGGATGCCAGGTTCAAGCATTGGTGTATTGAACTGATGAGGCTGAACAAGGACCACGAGGGAGTGCAAGACCCAGAGGTTCTGCGAGAGGCCTGGTCGAACTGGCTGCAAAATCGAAAAAAGCAAGACCCGCTGGCGCAGACGGCGGCACTACGGGCAGCTCAAAGTTTTAAATTCACTCCAGAGGCCCTCACAGAGATGGCATCGGCAGCTCTTGCTCCGGAGAACGAACCAGCATCGCCTGCAGAGCAGCAGAGTGACCGCAGCACAGACAAACCGACCAGCGATACCGGCAAATCCgaaaacagcaacaagccaCTGACAACTTGGGAGGCTGGAGGCATGATCCAACCCATTCGGCCAAACCAGTCCGCACTTCCCCTGGACGCCAAAGACGACCAAGCATGGGAACACATCTTCACCGTATGGTGCCAGGACTTGGCTGAAATCAACtccaagaagatcaagaccaAGGAACCGCGAGACTTCAACAGGATCTTGACGGCTTACAATCAATGGATTGGTACGATTGATGGGCTGCCGAAAATCAGAGCCACGGCAGCCAGGCGTAATGCGAGCAATTACCTGGCGAAGAACAAGGGCAGGGTTGCCTCTCTGCTTTCTGGTCGGCCGTTAGACGATGAGCaagagacagaagaagaggagcccaaggagaaggaggcccGGGAGGAACCAGTCCCAGAAACAGTGGTTGCGGAGGAAACCTTGCCTCTCGCAGCACCAGTCAACGACGGGAACGAGGAGGCCAAATTCATTCCGCTCACAGAAGGGGAAATGGCGTACCGGGACCGGTACTTTCCCGGCCTTGCTCCGGACGCTGTCTTTTGCGTCATGTGCGCTTCTTCGGAGCATAACTCGGCCGAGTGCCCCGAGATGGCCTGCAAGTTTTGCCACAAAGACCACCCTTGCTGGACTTGCCCTGCTCGACAACGCTGCTCCAAGTGCAAGCAACTTGGGCATTCTGTGGCCGAGTGCAAAGAGCGACTGATACTAGCCCAGGACGAAATGGACTGCGCCCTCTGTGGCTCGCGCAACCACATTGAGTATAGCTGCGTCAACTTGACGAGAAGCTTCCgacccaacccctccaacacccccaaagTCCAGTCCTTACCCGTCTTTTGTTACCGATGTGGTGCTGAGGGGCACTATGGTGGCGACTGCGGGCTCAGCGCGCTGGAGAAAAAGGGCAGCAGCTTCAACCCATTCACCAAGGCGAACGCAAGCCAGTACGTGGATCCAAACTCTTCAGAGACGGCCCTTGCCTACCGCGGCGGTCACCGGTCTGCAGCAGATTACAGATCAGGTGGTAGACCGGATCTTGGCAAAAGCATTGTCCCTCGCCAGCACATTCAGTTCGAGtcagacgacgacgatgatgatgagttcATACAACCCATTGTTCAAAAGCCGGCGCGGTCTGGGCACATTACCTTCTCTGGATACGGTGGGAATGGCAGTCAAAACCAGGAGAAACCCAGCGCGAGATACCCTTCCAGCCTCCCTCCAAAGCCTCCGGCGGTGTCGGTGCAACCACTACCGCGTgggccccctcctccgctaCCTCCAGGGAACAATTCTTTTGGGAGAAAAcacggcggtggaggaagtCGGAGCGGGGGCAgaagtggaggtgggggtaGGGGCCGAGATCGCTATTAACAGCGAGAAATAGAAGTGATAGATGAGATAAAGCCTCTACCAGTTGCAAAGTCCtgcaggaagagaaagaataCCACGACATGATGCTACCAATGATCCACATGCCATGACCAGTCCACTCAACTGCTCCTCTCTATGTGGTGGCAGTTTGAAGCACACCGCTTGCGAATCACAGACGACGCAGCAGGGGGGAGAAGTTTCGAAACATTTCTGATAGGCCGGCAGTTGGGCACCGGGAGGAAGTGGGGGGCGCGTCCTGGTCGCGACTCAAAAGACTTTCTCGGCAATTTGAAAGTGAGGCCTCGGAAGGCGGTGGTTTTTGATATGTCCACGACTGTGAGCATGAGCatgagcaggagcaggagcatgAGCATGAGCATGAGCATGGGACGGGTGCTCCTTTTGAGTGAAATATTCGATATCGGCATGTAAGGAAACCCAATGTGGGCCATGGAGGCCTAAGGCAAAGGCGACATTGTTCTGGAAGACGGGCGGGGCGCTTAATGGCTTTATGTGATCGGCCGCGGAACCAGCATCGCGCCAGTTTCGTGCACTAATCGCGCGTGTTTCGCGCGACGTGGCCTGCCAAGAGCTGTCTCAACGTTCTCGACACCATCGATTGGACAGAAAGTCACCGTCGACGGGGACCCTGTCTTGCCCTCCCGCCCTGTCTTTTATCGATAGCGACTTCCCCCCCTGGTCTTCCCCGCAACTCCAAGTGCCGTTTCAATATCTCCCAGTGGTCGAGAAGAGGCGGCCTTGAGACAGCCTGCAGACGGCCGCAGTTGTCGCATGCAGGTCTCGTAGCCTCCAGGCCACTCAGGAGACCCGGCGCGCTCCGCACACGTCGGTCGCGGTCGCAGCACCGTTCTCATGTCCCTGGCCCTACCTTAAATCCACGCTGGTCCAGCTGCATGTCCAGTCCAGAGCTGCAGAGGGACATGGGACAATGAgtcactcaccaccactcgTTCTCCCAGGTCGGCCATCTGGGGCGACGACGAACTATGACCCCTAGCGAAATCGCGCACGAGAGAGGAACCGCGAAGGGGGAAAgctgggaggttgttgagtcggtaggggaggaggaggaggaggagaaggggaagggggggctTGTATAACTTGGTCCACGGGCTTTCTCTCGCGCGTCCGGTGATGAAGAATTTTTCTGTTCCCATTTCCCCATCACACCTCTTCTTTTTAGATCAAGCAGATATCTATTTCCCGGTTCTCAGCGAGAAATACAACCcgttttctttctctctcgtCTCTTACAGAAATCTCAGGTTCTCAGGTTCTCACCTCCACAGCGTTTGCCATACACCTATCTCACGTAGACATCTCGCCTACACATCTCATCTACACACCTCACTTGAAACCACCACGTTTTACTTGGCGCAGGGCTCCTGGCAGTTCCCAAACATTCCAGTGTTGGTTGTGTTTCTTGACGACATGCTAGAGCTATGGCGTCAAGTACACAATTATTCTACCGCCTTtggcaggaggagacggtgcGCGAGAGATTCTTCGAGCTCTTGTCCAAACAGGACCTCTGTGCCGTGAGAGTGGCCAATTCGGCCTGCTGCAATCTCGTCACCAGGCGGCTGTTTGTCCGCATCAACTTGACCTTCACATCAAACACCTTCACCAATCCTCACCGCATTCAGGCCTTGTTAAGGATTGGCCACCACATCGAGCACCTCAGCTTCACCTTTCCCCATTCCAATGCCACCTTTCTACCCCCTCTCATTCACCCACAGACAGGCCAGGAGATCCTGTTTCTGTACAACCCCCACACGTCCATGGCTTCGGCGCTCACAAGGCCAAAGTATGGCAATTCGGAGCTCGGCGACATCCTCACGCAGCAGTACCCGCCTCTTTTCCATGCGGCCAGCAATGTTCCCTCCTTCATCAACGCCATGAAGCACATGACCAACATGcgccacctcaccatcagAACTCCCGGCCAGGAGCCCAGTGAGCGTTACCGGAGGGACATTGTTGATTACGCCCTCATCAGCCTCCGCATCTCGGTCGAGCGCGCGCCtctcaccaagctcaccaagctTTCGCTCTCTGGTGTTCACCC
Proteins encoded in this window:
- the ORM1 gene encoding sphingolipid homeostasis protein orm1 (EggNog:ENOG503NW7W; BUSCO:EOG09264F60; COG:S), with the protein product MLVLHVFSSAISGQSAQWRYLTGHRLGGSDSGQIATLNHHLSPAFAHFPHCPWLSWLSRPSDAELSQLPLAASPYQHPLSLSLWYLNPVCSHSESRRAVHYLLQNTRCNKKQNTSRKRVARSVPVCPVRGSRVHYLSPLQTPSLPHAPLFGFHGTSILQTPPQALRRSLTQALGFWTNHATSSCAVCCPARRLVVTSSHWRYIWHWHWLCQSSACDLARPTAFLPNLTPGRPIVLRARFLRAPGPASRSCVSHPSPTANTAKLSSPILIPRTVSYDAGANPPRRGSTHGNMADKAGRRRRSSSILQVYHEPPEPIEQLSDQSALPNLNANWVNAKGAWTIHFVLIFGLKVFYDSLPGVSQETSWTLTNITYMFGSYIMFHYVRGVPFEFNGGAYDNLNMWEQIDDGAQYTPAKKFLLSVPIVLFLLSTHYTHYDLAYFTINFLAVLGVVIPKLPVSHRMRVGLFSGVPEE
- a CDS encoding hypothetical protein (COG:O; EggNog:ENOG503Q399), translated to MDTAQDTVVDDHPVARKRSLSEVEPSSPAGEEELDSTRKRTRTVEPDEKDEGEITDSKSGSSPAPESFMPVQPFAKAHNGWNAGVNGGLRISFPSLRKPPQTNAEGGQVPEAPEAESGQPSEEKPQVQGQPDTAVELEARPSIEGLITPDGYPSQPKNSRRRSWDARFKHWCIELMRLNKDHEGVQDPEVLREAWSNWLQNRKKQDPLAQTAALRAAQSFKFTPEALTEMASAALAPENEPASPAEQQSDRSTDKPTSDTGKSENSNKPLTTWEAGGMIQPIRPNQSALPLDAKDDQAWEHIFTVWCQDLAEINSKKIKTKEPRDFNRILTAYNQWIGTIDGLPKIRATAARRNASNYLAKNKGRVASLLSGRPLDDEQETEEEEPKEKEAREEPVPETVVAEETLPLAAPVNDGNEEAKFIPLTEGEMAYRDRYFPGLAPDAVFCVMCASSEHNSAECPEMACKFCHKDHPCWTCPARQRCSKCKQLGHSVAECKERLILAQDEMDCALCGSRNHIEYSCVNLTRSFRPNPSNTPKVQSLPVFCYRCGAEGHYGGDCGLSALEKKGSSFNPFTKANASQYVDPNSSETALAYRGGHRSAADYRSGGRPDLGKSIVPRQHIQFESDDDDDDEFIQPIVQKPARSGHITFSGYGGNGSQNQEKPSARYPSSLPPKPPAVSVQPLPRGPPPPLPPGNNSFGRKHGGGGSRSGGRSGGGGRGRDRY